CACCTGCTCCTTCGATGCTTTCGCTTTTCCAGTCAGGGCTTTTTTGACCTGTAAGGGAGTATATTCGCTAAAATTACCGTGCAGTTGAATAATTCGAAGAGCTAAAGCTCCTCGAAATTGGGCCAGTTTCAAAACAGTTTGAGGGTTGTAGGCATAAAAGATATCTTCCATCGCTACTTCATCAACACTATGAGAAGAAAAGACCATATCAAGCCCTTCTATCATCTGGGAAAGCTGATATTGAAATTCTGATGGCTTTATTTTCACAAGTCCTGCCTCAATAAGCTTCATATGTGAAT
This region of Nitratiruptor sp. YY08-10 genomic DNA includes:
- the ruvC gene encoding crossover junction endodeoxyribonuclease RuvC; protein product: MKILGIDPGSRNLGYAIIELNNSHMKLIEAGLVKIKPSEFQYQLSQMIEGLDMVFSSHSVDEVAMEDIFYAYNPQTVLKLAQFRGALALRIIQLHGNFSEYTPLQVKKALTGKAKASKEQVAFMVKKLLGIKKEIKPLDITDAMAIAITHAQRLRLKR